The DNA window TTAAACAAAAGTAGTCGATGCAATTTTTAACTCCTCACCGACAAGTACTAAAACAAATAAACACTTAATAACCACTACATCCGAGGCATCTTTTAAATAATGGCTCCAATCAACTTCAGCCATTAACATGTTATTATTTATAAAATGCACTCTCATGATTTCAATAGAATTTTCGTCTGTTTGTTCAATACTTAGCTGCTCGGTTAATTCCTCTTTTAAGTAACTTTGCAAGTCGCCGGGAATTGTAAATTCTTTAATTTGTTTATTTAATATATTAAATATAAATGTGTTCGGGATATAATGCATATTACAAAGAGCTGTAGCATTTGACTCCCTAAAGGACTTAGAATAAAAAGAAAAAAAATCTAAAACTTTCTGTTGCATAATCTTATCTAACCCAAAAGCTATAATTACTACCTTAAGTTGAAGATGGTTAATTCGCAATATGATTTAGGGGTATATAATACAACTTTAAGTATAAATTATTGGGTAAAATTAACTTTTTATTAACTTTTTACAAATGCGCTTGAAAACTAACATAATATTTTTTGACGTTTATAAATAAATATTTTGCAGAAAAACATTAAAATAGAAAAAGTGAAAGCTCATAAGTAATACTATTAATATCATTATCTTCAATCGAAGGGTTGGGAAAGGGGGAAGATTTTAATAATACCTGCTTAATAAAATTATTTATTACTTCTTCATGTATAGTTAATATCTTATATCCGATCAAATTTCCTGATTTATCAATTTTTATTCTTATATCCACTTTTTCATCAGAAGGGATATTTTCAGGTAAATTAATAAGGTTATTATGAATATGTGCCGAAAGAGTTATACCATAAGAATTTTTAGAATCTATTTTTCTCTGCTGTTCTATAACCTCTTTATTTGCGCTATTTCGCAATGGTTTTCCTATTAAAATATTTCTTATTTCTCTCATACTAGATTGCACTTGATGAACTCTAAGTTCTTGTTGAGGATTTTTGTTCTCT is part of the Candidatus Jidaibacter acanthamoeba genome and encodes:
- a CDS encoding TonB C-terminal domain-containing protein, translating into MQDKESVYIDQFAILSFFISLLLHIFIVLCFVFYNQLFIEKIQPQRNIVTVININLIDSDIKQTGENKNPQQELRVHQVQSSMREIRNILIGKPLRNSANKEVIEQQRKIDSKNSYGITLSAHIHNNLINLPENIPSDEKVDIRIKIDKSGNLIGYKILTIHEEVINNFIKQVLLKSSPFPNPSIEDNDINSITYELSLFLF